A window of Garciella nitratireducens DSM 15102 contains these coding sequences:
- a CDS encoding MgtC/SapB family protein, with amino-acid sequence MSLTYLEIIKRLLLALILSGVIGFEREITNKPAGFRTHILVCIGSTIIMLISIKMHEIYRYESDIDPTRLGAQVISGIGFLGAGTIIREGATVKGLTTAATLWVVSCIGLAVGAGFYIISLVASICILITLLVFIKIENYYILRKNLQYLSIMAKNQSGQLGKIGDALGSINILIKNIEMDVPNDEKIIFYFTLQVPSCIKKEDIIKELSEIPGILSVKTLY; translated from the coding sequence ATGAGTTTAACCTATTTAGAGATTATAAAAAGATTATTATTAGCGTTAATTTTAAGTGGTGTAATTGGATTTGAAAGAGAGATCACAAACAAACCTGCTGGCTTTAGGACTCATATATTAGTATGTATAGGTTCTACGATTATTATGTTAATATCAATAAAGATGCATGAAATATATCGATATGAAAGTGATATTGACCCAACTAGGTTAGGCGCTCAAGTGATAAGTGGAATTGGTTTTTTAGGAGCGGGTACCATTATTAGAGAAGGTGCTACAGTGAAAGGTTTAACAACAGCAGCTACTCTATGGGTTGTTTCGTGTATTGGATTAGCTGTTGGGGCAGGATTTTATATTATTAGTTTAGTAGCATCCATTTGTATTCTTATTACATTATTGGTTTTTATTAAAATAGAAAATTATTATATTTTAAGAAAAAATCTTCAATATCTGTCTATCATGGCAAAGAATCAATCAGGTCAATTAGGAAAAATTGGAGATGCTTTAGGTTCTATTAATATTTTAATTAAGAATATAGAGATGGATGTGCCTAATGATGAAAAAATTATTTTTTATTTTACATTACAAGTACCTTCATGTATTAAAAAAGAAGATATTATTAAAGAATTATCAGAGATACCAGGAATTCTTTCTGTTAAGACGTTGTATTAA
- a CDS encoding isoprenyl transferase: MSTKKEHHSNLQQLHIDKNRIPKHVAIIMDGNGRWAQKRRLPRLVGHRAGVENLREIIEVSAEIGIKILTLYAFSTENWKRPKVEIDALMNLLVEYLNKEIKVLHQKNIKIIAIGDIYSLPPKPQKAVLQAIDLTRDNTGLLVNIALNYSGRNELVYAFKRLFSDVQKGILQIENVNEKTIGNYLYTAELSDPDLLIRTSGELRISNFLLWQLAYTEFWFTDILWPDFKKEHLLKAIYSYQKRERRYGAVSNNIKEE; encoded by the coding sequence ATGTCTACAAAAAAAGAACATCATAGTAATTTACAACAACTTCATATAGATAAAAATAGGATTCCAAAACACGTAGCAATTATTATGGATGGAAATGGAAGATGGGCTCAAAAAAGAAGGCTTCCTAGGTTGGTTGGGCATCGTGCTGGAGTCGAAAACTTGAGAGAGATAATAGAAGTTAGTGCTGAAATAGGTATTAAAATTTTAACCCTTTATGCTTTTTCTACAGAAAATTGGAAAAGACCGAAAGTTGAGATAGATGCTTTAATGAATTTATTGGTTGAATACTTAAATAAAGAAATTAAAGTGTTACATCAAAAAAATATAAAAATAATTGCAATTGGAGACATTTATAGTCTTCCCCCAAAACCTCAAAAAGCTGTTTTACAAGCAATAGATTTAACAAGAGATAATACTGGCTTGTTGGTTAATATAGCACTCAATTATAGTGGTAGAAATGAACTAGTTTATGCGTTTAAGAGACTATTTTCCGATGTACAAAAAGGAATTTTGCAAATAGAAAATGTTAATGAAAAAACTATCGGAAATTATCTTTATACAGCAGAATTGTCTGATCCAGATTTATTAATTAGAACTAGTGGTGAATTAAGAATTAGTAACTTTTTGTTATGGCAATTAGCTTATACTGAATTTTGGTTTACTGATATATTATGGCCTGATTTTAAAAAGGAACATTTATTAAAAGCAATCTATTCTTATCAGAAACGAGAAAGACGTTATGGAGCAGTATCAAATAATATTAAGGAGGAATAA
- the rseP gene encoding RIP metalloprotease RseP, with protein MSTIIISLLIFGVLIIVHEFGHFSVAKLIGVKVEEFAVGMGPKIVAFQKGETLYTLRALPLGGFCSMLGEDQKSDDERSLNNKSRLERAAVFAAGSIMNIILAIILLSIVLYFIGIPTTIIDEVQKEYPAYQAGIQPGDKIISINNQKIKTYNEIQEIINNNKNKALNITIQRNNKTKNIMVTPKYDKNLDRYRIGISPGYERSVTRAVISSFEESIFLTKSILEVLGQLLIGKGNLNNLTGPVGVIAVVNETAKIGILPVLLLTSQISLNLGIFNLLPIPALDGSRLLFLIIEVLRGKPLSPEKEGLFHFVGLMLLMVFAIFIAYRDVVRFF; from the coding sequence GTGAGTACAATAATTATTTCTTTATTAATATTTGGGGTGTTAATCATAGTTCATGAATTTGGCCATTTTAGTGTTGCCAAGCTTATAGGTGTTAAAGTAGAAGAGTTTGCTGTAGGGATGGGACCCAAAATAGTAGCTTTTCAAAAAGGTGAAACTTTATATACTTTAAGAGCATTGCCTCTTGGGGGATTTTGCAGCATGTTAGGGGAAGACCAAAAATCAGATGATGAACGAAGTTTAAATAATAAAAGCAGATTAGAAAGAGCCGCTGTTTTTGCTGCTGGTTCTATAATGAATATAATTTTAGCAATTATTTTGCTTAGTATAGTGCTTTATTTCATAGGGATACCTACAACTATTATTGATGAAGTACAAAAAGAATATCCAGCATATCAAGCAGGTATTCAGCCAGGGGATAAAATTATATCTATTAATAATCAAAAGATTAAAACTTATAATGAAATTCAAGAAATTATTAATAATAATAAAAATAAAGCTTTAAATATTACTATTCAGAGAAACAATAAAACAAAAAATATTATGGTTACTCCTAAATATGATAAAAATTTAGATAGATATAGAATAGGAATCAGTCCAGGTTATGAAAGATCTGTTACTAGAGCTGTTATTTCTTCTTTTGAAGAGTCTATTTTCTTAACTAAGAGTATATTAGAAGTTTTAGGGCAACTATTAATAGGCAAAGGAAATTTAAACAATTTAACAGGACCGGTAGGGGTCATTGCGGTTGTTAATGAAACTGCAAAAATTGGGATATTACCTGTTCTTCTTTTAACATCTCAGATAAGTTTAAATCTTGGCATATTTAATTTATTACCAATTCCAGCTTTAGATGGTAGTAGATTATTGTTTTTGATTATTGAAGTTCTACGAGGAAAGCCTTTATCTCCAGAGAAAGAAGGACTATTTCATTTTGTGGGGTTAATGTTGTTAATGGTTTTTGCAATTTTTATAGCTTATAGAGATGTAGTAAGATTTTTTTAA
- a CDS encoding 1-deoxy-D-xylulose-5-phosphate reductoisomerase, translated as MKNISILGSTGSIGLQTIDVVREYKHKFNILGLSTNQNIDLLEKQIHEFKPKAVCVMKEEKAKILKERLINNNTKVYTGINGLIEIATLENLDLMVNAVVGTIGIQPTISAINKQIDIALANKETLVSAGFLIMKLAREKGVKILPIDSEHSAIFQCIQGNQNNTISRILLTASGGPFRGKQKEDIAHITPKEALNHPTWSMGEKISIDSATLINKGLEVIEAKWLFGIEVEKIEVVIHPQSIIHSAVEYEDGAIIAQLGEKDMRVPIAYALNFPYREKNSFLKLDFITIGKLTFEKPDFKTFEGLNLAFEAIKMGGTTPAVFNAANEKAVELFLSGDISFLDIIRLIEKTMVSHKKIAQPTLEDILNSDKWAKNYVTKLVK; from the coding sequence ATGAAAAATATTTCTATATTAGGTTCTACAGGTTCAATAGGATTACAAACAATTGATGTAGTTAGAGAATATAAACATAAATTCAATATATTAGGATTATCTACTAATCAAAATATAGATTTATTAGAAAAACAAATACATGAATTTAAGCCTAAGGCGGTATGTGTAATGAAAGAAGAAAAGGCCAAAATTTTAAAAGAAAGATTAATTAATAATAATACAAAAGTGTATACAGGAATAAATGGTCTTATTGAAATTGCTACCTTAGAAAATCTTGATTTAATGGTAAATGCAGTTGTTGGAACTATAGGTATACAACCTACAATTTCTGCAATAAACAAACAAATTGATATAGCTTTAGCCAACAAAGAAACTTTAGTATCAGCAGGTTTTCTTATTATGAAATTAGCAAGAGAGAAAGGAGTAAAAATTCTCCCTATTGACAGTGAACATTCAGCAATTTTTCAATGTATTCAAGGAAATCAAAATAATACAATCTCTCGTATTCTTTTAACAGCATCAGGTGGTCCTTTTAGAGGAAAGCAAAAAGAAGATATTGCACATATTACTCCTAAAGAAGCATTAAACCATCCTACTTGGAGTATGGGAGAAAAAATTAGTATTGATTCTGCAACGTTAATCAATAAAGGATTAGAAGTGATAGAAGCAAAATGGTTATTTGGTATTGAAGTAGAAAAAATTGAAGTGGTTATTCATCCTCAAAGTATTATTCATTCTGCAGTAGAGTATGAAGATGGGGCTATTATTGCTCAATTAGGAGAAAAAGATATGAGAGTTCCCATTGCATATGCTTTAAATTTTCCTTATAGGGAAAAAAATTCTTTTTTAAAACTAGATTTCATAACAATAGGAAAGTTGACCTTTGAGAAACCTGATTTTAAAACTTTTGAAGGATTAAATCTAGCTTTTGAAGCTATTAAGATGGGAGGTACTACGCCTGCTGTATTCAATGCAGCTAATGAAAAAGCTGTAGAGTTATTTCTATCAGGGGATATTTCTTTTTTGGATATTATAAGATTAATAGAAAAAACTATGGTAAGTCATAAGAAAATTGCGCAACCTACTTTAGAAGATATATTAAATAGTGATAAATGGGCTAAAAATTATGTAACAAAATTAGTAAAATAA
- a CDS encoding glycosyltransferase family 2 protein — protein sequence MKIATIIPAFNEESRIGNVINVVKQVDIIDEIIVVDDGSIDMTYKIAQDKGVQVIRLKENKGKGAAIIAGINHTKADIILLLDADLIGLTPKHIINLIKPLQDKKYQMSYGVFCNGRFGTDLAQKIIPCLTGQRAIKREIFEKIPNLELTRYGVEIALTKYVKKNNIPSIQILLKNMTHVTKEEKLGLIRGLSARIKMYWEVLKAIKIFKFYD from the coding sequence ATGAAAATTGCAACAATTATTCCAGCTTTTAATGAAGAATCAAGGATTGGAAATGTTATAAATGTTGTAAAACAAGTGGATATTATAGATGAAATTATTGTAGTGGACGATGGTTCTATTGATATGACATATAAGATTGCACAAGATAAAGGAGTTCAAGTTATTAGATTAAAAGAAAATAAAGGAAAAGGTGCAGCCATCATAGCTGGAATTAATCATACAAAGGCTGATATTATATTATTGTTAGATGCAGACCTTATTGGGCTAACTCCTAAACATATTATTAATTTGATTAAACCATTGCAAGATAAAAAATATCAAATGTCTTATGGAGTATTTTGTAATGGAAGATTTGGTACGGATTTAGCACAAAAAATAATTCCTTGTTTAACAGGACAAAGAGCTATAAAAAGAGAGATTTTTGAAAAAATTCCAAATTTAGAATTAACTCGATATGGAGTAGAAATTGCGTTGACTAAGTATGTAAAGAAAAACAATATCCCATCTATTCAAATTTTACTTAAAAATATGACTCATGTGACTAAAGAAGAAAAATTAGGCCTTATTAGAGGTTTATCTGCTAGAATTAAAATGTATTGGGAAGTTTTAAAAGCTATAAAAATTTTTAAATTTTATGATTAG
- the ispG gene encoding flavodoxin-dependent (E)-4-hydroxy-3-methylbut-2-enyl-diphosphate synthase, whose product MKRKKTKKIRVKDMFIGGDAPISIQSMTKTDTRDINATINQIKELEEIGCDIVRVAIPNMEAAQAIKTIVQQTNIPIVADIHFDYRLALEVIKNGIHKLRINPGNIGDFDRIEKVVNAAKERNIPIRIGVNAGSINSKIIKKYGGISAQAMVDSAQEHIRILESLNFDQIIISLKSSNVVLTIEAYELMSKQSNYPLHIGITESGTKFSGTIKSSVGIGSLLSKGIGDTIRVSLTDKPIEEIIVGKEILKSLNLRNDSNSIEIISCPTCGRCQIDLIDIAKKLEKNRHIIKNQRPLKIAVMGCAVNGPGEAREADIGIAGGNGKALLFKKGKIIRPIDEGNILNELINEINKLS is encoded by the coding sequence ATGAAAAGAAAAAAAACTAAAAAAATTAGAGTAAAGGATATGTTTATTGGCGGAGATGCTCCAATTTCCATTCAATCCATGACTAAAACAGATACAAGAGACATTAATGCAACAATAAATCAAATTAAAGAATTAGAAGAAATAGGATGTGATATAGTAAGAGTTGCTATTCCTAACATGGAAGCAGCTCAAGCTATAAAAACTATTGTACAACAAACTAATATTCCAATTGTTGCAGATATTCATTTTGATTATAGATTAGCATTAGAAGTTATAAAAAATGGGATACATAAATTAAGAATAAATCCTGGCAATATAGGAGATTTTGATAGAATTGAAAAAGTAGTAAACGCAGCAAAGGAAAGAAACATACCCATTAGGATTGGCGTAAATGCAGGATCTATTAATTCTAAAATTATTAAAAAATATGGTGGTATTAGCGCTCAAGCAATGGTAGATAGTGCTCAAGAACATATTCGAATATTAGAAAGTTTAAATTTTGATCAGATTATTATTTCTTTAAAATCCTCTAATGTTGTTTTGACAATAGAGGCTTATGAATTGATGTCAAAGCAAAGTAACTATCCTTTACATATAGGAATTACAGAATCTGGGACAAAATTTTCTGGAACAATTAAATCCAGTGTAGGGATTGGAAGTCTTTTATCTAAAGGAATAGGAGATACTATAAGAGTATCATTAACAGATAAACCTATTGAAGAAATAATTGTAGGCAAAGAGATATTAAAATCTTTAAATCTAAGAAATGATTCTAATAGTATAGAAATTATATCCTGCCCTACTTGTGGAAGATGCCAGATAGATTTAATAGATATTGCGAAAAAATTAGAAAAGAATAGACATATTATAAAAAATCAAAGACCTTTAAAAATTGCTGTTATGGGATGTGCAGTAAATGGTCCTGGAGAAGCAAGAGAAGCAGATATTGGGATTGCTGGTGGAAACGGAAAAGCGTTATTATTTAAGAAAGGAAAAATTATTCGACCAATAGATGAGGGTAATATATTAAATGAACTAATAAACGAAATTAATAAATTAAGTTAA
- a CDS encoding phosphatidate cytidylyltransferase, translated as MQKRIFTAILGIPLLIAVIKLGSIPLLMGVILLSSIGLKEIYNTFETKKENQINVNLEIGLNILLLIIMNLNSEFIFPYIIFLFMFHFSYQLFTKNPSFKNALLGFIGIFYIGFMLGHILLFDTLIYGEYLIWLVFIVAFSTDTFAYFTGIYLGNKKLCPNISPKKTIEGSIGGIFGSLFTCILYGIYLNKVQNINISMTHFMIIGFFASIISQFGDLTASLIKRNYGIKDFGKIFPGHGGILDRFDSIIFVTPIIYYYIINFIT; from the coding sequence ATGCAGAAAAGAATATTCACTGCAATTTTAGGAATTCCTCTGTTAATTGCAGTAATAAAATTGGGCTCTATTCCTTTATTAATGGGAGTAATATTATTGAGTTCTATTGGCTTAAAAGAAATATATAATACATTTGAAACCAAAAAAGAAAATCAAATTAATGTAAATTTAGAAATTGGATTAAATATTTTGTTACTTATTATTATGAATTTAAATTCTGAATTTATTTTTCCATATATTATCTTTTTATTTATGTTTCATTTTAGTTATCAGTTATTTACTAAAAATCCTTCTTTTAAAAACGCATTATTAGGATTCATAGGAATATTTTATATTGGTTTTATGTTAGGACATATTTTATTATTTGATACATTAATATATGGAGAATATCTGATTTGGTTAGTTTTTATTGTTGCTTTTTCTACAGATACTTTTGCTTACTTTACGGGAATTTATCTTGGAAATAAAAAATTATGTCCCAATATTAGTCCTAAAAAGACGATAGAAGGATCAATTGGCGGCATATTTGGAAGTTTATTTACATGTATTTTATACGGAATATATTTAAATAAAGTGCAAAATATTAATATTTCCATGACACATTTTATGATAATAGGATTTTTTGCAAGCATTATTTCACAATTTGGAGACTTAACAGCTTCTTTAATTAAAAGAAATTATGGAATTAAGGATTTTGGAAAAATATTTCCAGGACATGGAGGAATTCTTGATAGATTTGATAGTATAATTTTTGTAACGCCTATTATATACTATTATATAATAAATTTTATAACATAA